The genomic DNA GTATGAGGTTGAATCCTTTTAAAAGCATGCTATTATGAAAATGCATTTTATGTGAAACCACACTTTCTGCGCTATTGTTCAAATCAGTTGTTTTATTTAGTATAGTATATGTGTCTATCTTAAGCATCCTAAATAATGCCAGAGATTCCATTTTGAAAAATAGTCAACTTGAAGGCAAAAAAGGGAAGCATGATGTAAGATGCAAATGACTCCAACGACTTACCGCTACGAAATAGAGTTTTGATGAAAACAATGGAGGGAAAAAAGTATATCTGATCATTCCACTAAAGCGCATTGTGAACAGATAATGAAGCCCTGTGTTATGAACCGTTCTTCAGCACAATTTGGGTGAACGCTCCAAAGCATTCAGAACGCCTCGGTTTCCCATCACTAATGATCACCGTTCACATGAGCGTGCCACCCGCCTTCAGGCCATGAATGAGGCATGCAATGACATCAACCCAGACCAGTGTCAGGCTTGCAACGCTAAACGTTTTTTCCCCAGGTGCATGAACAATGAAGGCATGCTTGATGCAAACTAGTACCTGCTATCTAGTTTCTTTCATTCATTTATTTTGTTTCATTTAATTTGTTACATTTGATTACTGTACACCTATGTTGTACTTGTAATTATATCcgaaaaatgtaatacatttgttTCATCAATGATTGTGGAAGATGTCATCAATGATCACACCTTTGATCACACATGGGATAGAAATGATGGACATTTTCATGGGTAGTACAAGTGTATTGcctaatgtgaaaacagtgtaatgtactgtaatttactgtactgtagcatatcACTTTCAGCACTTCAAAGGGCAATTTAGAAACAAGTATCTTACATTGTTTGCTATTGGATTAGCTGGTTGTTGAAACAACTAAAATTGAGAAGATATCATAATGTTTTATTTTGGTGATTAAACCAATTTTTTCATATTTCACAGCAAAGTCAGATTTTCGATCAATGGTTGTGTGGCCAAACAAAATGAATGCACACGGAAAGGTTTTGAATGTGTTACCAGTTTTGTATTTATAGTTTTGGAGATTCACCACATTGTGAAAATAGAACCAAAGCGATTGAATAGAAAATACAAAAATTACTGTGGTGTTTGAATACATACTGTTGTTCAGATACTTTTATTGAATGTCTGATTTAACTACTCTACAGGTAATTCACTCATTGTGGAGTGAGAAGAGCTATCTACATCTACCAGGCAGCAAGTCTTCCATCGCCTCCACCAAGCAGCTATCTTCAAACTTGAAAAGAAAGGTAGATCATGGTATCATGGTAGCAATGAAAATCTAATTcaagagtgagtgtgtgtgtgcatgcataagtgcgcatgtgtgtgtgagagaggccaTATTTGTAGCCTCAGAGAAGAGAGTACAGAATGTAATGTTTATAAATGTGTTATTTCTTTCTTAGGGAAATGAAGCGTACTAATTCAAGAGGTATAGAAGAGATTTATTTCAGTGGAGAGCATAAGAATATCACCACACTGAAAGATGAGGTGATCCTTAATACAAATGGGTACATTTATAATCCCATTCCACTATACCCAGAAGAACCTGAGTTTCACATATCCAAAGTGGCCCATGTCACCCAAACATCTCAAATCGAGGACAtcttgaattcaaatggatttaggGGCAGGGATAGGAGTCTCCTGTGGTGGAGCCTAGCCATCGAGCATGATGATATCAGAGCTGCAGAAGACCGTTACCTGGAGAATATCTTCCCAGACAGAACACCAGggcagagagaggcacagagagagataggttCCTTCCTGAATCAGTTCACCACCTCACCTGCCTTTAAGCAGGCATCGCGTTATGGGAACTTCAGGTTCACTCTCAGTCTGTCTGATCTCCTGAAGATGTACAGAGAGCACATATGTGGTGGAGAAAAGCCTGTCCTGAAAGTGTATGAAACCACTGTCTACAAACAGGAGATAATGTACTCTGTGATTGTTCACTCTCCAAGTGTGGATGAGTTTAAGGAGTACCCATTTCTTGGTGATGGCAGTGATGATGCTGTCTGTGGTTACAGGGAAAACGATGTAGAGGGGGAAGGAAAAGGACACATTGTCTGGCGAGCACAAGCCATGTCAGGAACACAAAAAGTTGGGTTAACCATAAACAGCATGGACAAAATAGTAGAAACAGATGGTGATGCTTACAATAAATGGTACATGTGGGACCATGTGACCCTGGCGCTCCACCTGCCAGAAGGCCTGCTCCTAAATGTTGATAGAGAGAATCTGATCAAAAACCTCACTGCTTGTGATGCTGATAACCCGTTTCTTGGGGATCATCGCATGTCCCTCTCAGATGCTGAGACAAAAGTTAAGAACTTAAACAACTCTGGAACTGATTAACAAAATCAGTCAGGCAGGTTACATTAAATGTTTAAGGATAATCAATTAACAAACCATAAAAACATTATATTATGGTATACCATTAATCATTTTcccttttttcattttttttgcacTCAAATGAACTGTTTAGGGGGGAAATATTTGTCTCATTCAATATTTGTCCCACAATTTAAAACGCTTATGCCATAtttgtaaaagcaccagatgtcaGGGCTTTATATCACCCTATGTCGTGTGACGATTTAAATCATCTAAGCATCTATGCAGTTCTTATGAAGAAAAGCCTGAATGCCTTATAAAGCTTTTTTAACTTGTTATTTTTGTGGGACCAAAATGATGTTGTGTTATGTATTTTTAGGTTACTGTGTCATATTGGGGTCATTTATGGTCACTAATAGATTTAGTGTGATGGGACTGCAGTGGCAGTATTTACAACTCATTCCCACTTTCCTCTATACTTTTCTACATGATGTATGTATATTACAGCTTTTTGTTGACACTCTTTGAGTCTCTGTATTGCTACATAACGAAGAGTATCATGTAAATATTTTCTCCAATCTAATTGAACACAAAAAGGATGTTTTAAATGAGAAGGTAGGGCTTATCAAATGAAATGCAAGATTTGAACTGTTCTATTAACTGTTGTTTGTGTGCAAAGTTACACATCAAATCCACACTGTTTGCCTTCTTTGGGAATAAATCATGTAAATGTCATCACAATATTTTCCTGTCATATGTTTCCCTCTTCTGTGCAGAAAAGTTTTATTACACCATTCTGTgacaaaaacaaacagaaaacatAATGTATGAGTAGAGCAGAGTTATCAACAGACTCCTACTCATACCCTCCCAGATGGAACCATCCCCAAAAATAATATGTAAGAACTTTATATCTGCGGTTATATATATCATTTGTATTTATTGAATAATCTTCATCTATTGTTTTCCTGAAAAATCACTCCTAGTCAAGTATTCAATTTTTAGGGATTTCTGAGGCCTTAAAACATCCCCAGTCGCACATTAGTTCTCATGGTCAATTCTTAGTGCCCACTAGAACTGTCTTGTAAcaaccactagagggcagcacaGACTCAGAAGTCTATTTGATACGTGGTATTATTAAAAATATTATCAAGACCTGCACTGGTCTCTTTCATTTCGATCAGAGCAGTATTGGCTATTCTTCTTACACCGTCAAGTCATAACCCCTCGCTTAACACATTGTCTCCTCATCTACTGCTTGTATGAAACTCACAGAGCAATAAGACACCTATAAACAGACAGAAGGGGATTGATGGTGTGCAACTAGTGCATAGTACACAGGACACAGGCCTACATCAACAACCCACCACATCTACAACCCCCTGCTACCCTCAATCTGGTCATATCCATCTTCAGACCCTTCCTCAATTCCCCCTCACATCCTCTCTACATGTATTCTACTATTCTCTCTGAGATCTCCCCTGGCATATTTATAgctgtttctctctgcatgttcaTAATGTGGGCGTTGTGAGAGGAGTGATTTAGTCAGAGGAAACTGGAGGGAACAGTACAAACACCATCTGTGGTCACATGTTAAGAGTCAAGGTGGCTTGTTGTATGATATTACCCCAGTTCCGTCACTAGTGAAACACTGATTGATGATGTGTAATGTGGTAATATAGTGGAATAACATTTttattctctctcactctgataTAGTGtgcacacatgcactcactcactcactcactcactcactcactcactcactcactcactcactcactcactcactcactcactcactcactcactcactcactcactcactcactcactcactcactcactcactcactcactcacgcacacacacacacaaacacagacgtAGAGCAGAGCAGACAGGGAGGGGGGTGGGTAAAGCTGACAGGATCTGTGCTCTCTGTATGGCTGATTAGACTCAGGGGAGTGGGCTCTGCTGCACAGTGTGAGTCTGAGCCGTGAGCTCCATGCTAAGATATTGCTTATATTCTGCTGAAGCACATTAGAAGTGAAGTGGAACCGTGTCCTCACGGACAAATAACCAGAGCCAAGTGATCAGAGGTCAAACAGAGGTATAGTAACAGGTCATGGGCTGCACAATATAATTTCTACTGAGAAATTACTAAAACAGTTGAAATAAATATGCAACAACTGATTGAGAGATATTtatattaaaaaaacaaaaatgttatttatttaaactTCTTCCTCATATACAACATTTTGCATGTTAAAATCACAACAAATGTAAGTGTTCAGCAACAGATTTGAGCAAATAAGAAATAAATAATTGAAGAGTAAATAAAAAAAGCTACTACTGTACCTAGTTATGTTATCAAACATTCACATTTCTAGTTTTACAGCACATTTATCAGCAAACTAATTACAAAAAAATAGTTTAAAATGATAGTTGATTCAACATTACCGTACAATCGCTAGAGTTATTCAGTAGACAGTATACGAAGTCTAATCCCCTCAGTCAGCTTTTAATTGAAGTCCATACAAACTCATTTACATTTCAGTGCACAACAGATGACCTGATTTACAAAAGGAGAGAATAAGCACTGCAATCCCTAACATTGCCAGGGGAACCTTTACCTAGACTAATAGTACCTGTTGCTGCATCAGCAACAAGACAAAAAGCTGTGCTATCAAAAAGGCATCACAGAAATAAAATGCAGCAACTAAGACAATCTGGAAGCTAGACACAGCTGCCATCTTGGAATAGTTCAAACGataaaagagaaaaagagagtcaAACAAAGGCGATACGCTATACTAATAAAAATCCTGTCCTTTATCACTCTGCCATGTGTTAGCAAAgcagaaaaatacaaaaacaaatgttttatgaCTTTTATATGACTTTTGCACCAAAATGGcaaaagtgtgtctgtgtgtgctggtgGAGGGGTGGCCTGGGCCAGGCCTGCTTCACCACATGTAGTAGCTGCGTGTGGTGTCCACGGGGGAGGGCTTGCTATCTGTACCGCCCTCCTTGTCCTTCTCACTGTCTGCCTCCCATAGGTTGATGAGGGGCGGGTAGAGCTcattgagggggatggaggaggtctTCTGCATGTACTTCTTCAGGGAGTGGTGGTAGTTCTTCCTCTTCCAGCGCCGGGCCACATACACCCCCACAGTAGCCAGGCTGAGGAAGGCCAGCATGGTGGCCATGATGGCGAACAGGGCGGCACTAGGTCTCTGGTCCAACACGTCCAGGGTGAAGGTGACGCTGCGCGTGGTCACGTTGACGCACGACTTGTGGGTCTGCAGGTGAATGTTGGAAACAGTGAGGCACACCTCGTACTCGGTGGACGGCTGCAGGTGGGTCAGGTTGTACTCGTGCACGTCGACGGGCACACGTGCAGTGTAGGTGATGTGGGGGTTGTCAATCTTCATGGTGGCCGATGCCCACTTGAGGTTGGAGGTCATGACGTTGGAGTTGATTTTCCAGGAGACCAGAATGGAGTGGGACTCGGTCTGCTTGACGTAGATCTTCATCACCTCGGCACTGTCCAGCAGAGTGCCATTGACACGGATGGTGGTGACGCGTGTGTCGGCCCCCTCTGTGTTCTGGGCTATGCAGGTGTAGCGACCGGAGTCCTCCACCTGGACGTGGGACAGTCGCAGGGTGCCCTCACTGCTCAGGTGGTACCGCTCCGACACCGTGTCCACTGTTATCTTGCTCCCCATAGGAGACACCCAGTATATCTCTGGCTCGGGCTCAGCAATAGCCCTGCAGTCCAGGCTGACACTCATGCCCAGCTCAAGGCTCAGGTGGCTGGGGAAGGTGTCCTGGGAGATGAAGGGCAGGCACTGCTCTGGGGAGTCCGGCAGCTTCACCTCTCTGACCCGCTGGCCCCGGAGCTCGGGCGGCGAGGTACACAGCATAGCCAGGGGCTCCATGAAGCGCACACTGGTCCTGTTGGAGCTCATCCACTGGATGACACAGTCGCAGCGTAGTGGGTTGCTGTGCAGGCTGATTTCGCGGAGGTTGGGCAGCGCCTCAAcggtgtgctggtagacagagttgaGGGCATTGTTGTTTAGCATCAGGCTCTCCAGGGAGGACACGTCCCTGAAGGCCGTCCGGTGCACGTAGGACAACTTGGGGTTGTTAGTGGCTTCCAGCTTGGTCAGCTCAGGCAGGTTGTCCAGGGCGTAACAGTCGATGGATACCAGGTCAGCCATGTTGTTGATACCAAGCTCCTTCAGACGCAGCATGTTCCTGAAGTCTCCCTCATGGATCTTGTGCACTGGGTTCTTGTTCAGGTCCAGGAATTTCAGGTTGGGCACTTTCTGCAGGGCCAGCTGGGGTACCCGGACCAGCTTGTTGTCGTAGAAGGATAGGCTCTCCAGGTTATCCAGGCCCACCAGAGCATTCCCAGGAATGTCAGTGAGGTCCATGCAGGCCAGGACCAGGCTCCTCAGGCTCCCCAGTGGCTTGAAGTTCATGTCCAGGATGCCAATGACAGGGTTCTCTCCGATCATCAGGATCTCCAGGTTGGGCGTTGCCTCGAACCAGCGGTTGTCGATAACCCGGAGCCTGTTGGAGTTAAGGTGGAGGCGCAGCAGGCTATGCAGACCGGAGAAAGCCCCGGGTGCGATGGTGCTGATCTGGTTGTGGTTGATGTAGAGCTCCTGTAGGTTGTTGAGGTCCTGCAGGCAGTGGACAGGCAGCTGGCTAATCTGGTTCTCCTCCAGGTGAAGGGTGGTAAGCTGGTTCATGTTGGCCAGGCCCACAGCCTCCATTGTGCTGAAGTTGTTCTGGGACAggtccagctctgtcaggttgaacaGGGCCTCGAGCTCCCCGCTGGTGTGGGCGATGGAGTTGCTCTGGAGCAGCagcacctgggtgtcagaagacAGGTTGGAGGGGATGTGTGTCAGCCGCAGGTCGTTGCAGTCCACCGTGGCCGCCTCCCTGTAGGTGGACTGGGGGGTGAACCAGGGGcgcacctcacacacacacagccgcgGGCACTCCCCGCCCTGCACCAGGGGCAACAGCAGCCCCACACACAGCCATGCCAGCGGGGGCCAGAGGAGGGGGCTTGGAGCCATattgtctgctctctgtctggtcacaCTGAACTTAGAGGAGAGGCAGGGTTCCTGAGGACAGCCTGGAGGATAGGTGTGGGGTCATGGGCATCAGTGTCCTCCCTGCCTGTAGTGTTTTTTTTCTAGAGCTGCAGTCCATCCACAGTTAGTGTGAGAGTGCGAGCAGTCCGCAATGATTTCAAGTGTGTGTGCGTTTCAGACGGGGGCCAGGGGATGTTCAGGGTTGTCCTCTTCCTCCACTCACGTGTTTTTCTCTCTTCTCACAATTCTGCTGAATAAGTCTGCAACACACAAAAACCAAGAGAGATATTAGAAGTCTGCAACAATGGTGAATGCATTACATTGTTCCATTATCATCCCAGAAACAGATGGTGATTTAGATAAagaatagatatagagagagactgcGAGATAGAGGCAGGCGGTGAGGGATTGAGAGTTCCCGGTGAGAGATAAAAGCCATAAAACATATCAGACAGTGAGTTGCATTTCAGTAAACACAGCTGATATTGACAAGgcttcccagctagcacataacataCTGAGAACCTCTTACATCTTGGTGAGAGcctggttgtcctatggttattgtGCATACAATCTTCCCACAACTTTCTGAGAATGGTACaagatagttgcttggctttggaacatccTTAGCCCATTTAGGGACTTTTCAAAAAACAttattttcttggtatttcattactttaacagaacgtttcttaaaagttcaaacatggttacatttcaaATAAATGTAGGTTATGTTCCAGgaatggtttgacattgggaatgttctcaaacaGTTCAGAGACCATTAACCAGTCATCACTAGCTGGCCTCCGCCCAGTCCTCTGAACCTTACACTGAACCCAAACGCGTGAGTGCGTCTCTTGCAtaaattgattttgtccccctacaccaaacgcgatcacaacacgcaggttaacatatcaaaacaaactctgaaccaattacattcatttgggaacaggtcgaaaagcattaaacatttatggtaattttgctagttagcttgcacttgctagctaatttgtcctatttagctagcttgctgttgctagttaatttgtcctggtatataaacattgagttgttattttacctgaaatgcacaaggtcctctactcagacaattaatccacacataaaatagTCAACTGAATCGTTTCTACTCATTTCTCCTCCtcccaggctttttcatctttgaacttatatggtgattggcatctaaacagTCATAGTATTACTACACCAACCGGCAacacagttcgtctttcaatcacccacgtgggtattaCCAATGAGGAGGCGGCACGTGGGTACCtgtttctataaaccaatgaggagatgggagaggcaggacttgcagcgcgatctgcgtcagaaatagaaaggagttctattttagcacTTGGCAACGCAGGCGCTCGTTGACACCcgcgagcagtgtgggtacaataattgaataacatagatttctacatttattttgcaacactcgCGCACGCGACGCgagtggtgtggtcagcctattagactgctgccctatgtacatagtcattgaacgctatgtgtatactgtattcatgttatataactactgctgtacacaccttttctattcacatactgtctatacataccattcacatacagtacatatatacactcagtggccagttaaTTAGATACATCCATCTAGTACTGGGTCGGACACCCCTTTGCTTCCAGAAAAGCCTGAATTATTCGGGGCTTGGAaatgttgctcaattggtatcaaggaacccaacgtgtgccaggaaaacctTCCCCACAAcattacaccaccgccaccagcctgtaccgttgacaccaggcaggatggggccatggactcttaagccaaatcctgactctgcctgCAGCATTACGAAACTGGAACCGGAATTCGTCCGACCAGGctttgtttttccactcctcaattgtcccgAATTGGTGATCATGTGCCCACCGGATccacttcttgtttttagctgatagaaGAGGAACCCATTGTGGTCGTCTGCTATAATAACCCATCCTTTCCAAGGACCGACGAgctgtgcgttccgagatgccgttctgcataCCACTGTTATACAAagccgttatttgcctgttttCGGCCTGTCTGTGAGCTTGCATGATttttgccattctccttcgacctctcatcaactAAATggtttcacccacaggactgccgctgactggatgttttttgtttgtcaaaCCATTTTCGGTAAGCCCTACACCCTACTGTGCGTGAAAAGCCCCTAAGAACCGGCCAATTCTGAGGTACTGGAACTAGCGTGCCTGGTAGGCACCAACGATCATGCCacgctcaaagtcgcttaggtcacttgtTTTGCCCAATCTAACATTCAATTGAACAGTAACGGAATGCCtctctgcctgctttatatagcaaacCATGGCCACGTGACTCACCGTCTGTAGGAGTGAACCATTTTCATGAActgggtggtgtacctaataaactgtccactgaatgtatatttatattccggactcaGGTCTGGAAGgtaatttcctgaaattctatccattttgccatggggtgttgTACTGGGTATTTAAAGGGTAACTGCACCTGCTGATTTGGCCACATTTCTTGGCTTGCTTCTCAAGAAATGCTGGCGGCCATGACAGAAGCCAAATGTAAGTTGgcttgggggtgtggtttgatgtctGTGTTTCTTGGGGGTGTGTCCTTGCCATCACCAAGACACACCTATCTGTCAGACCTTTCCAGCAGCTGTTTCCCTCTACTCAATCATAACAAAAAAAACTCCTGCAGGTTGAGTTTAATAACTACAGGCAGCTGTATGGTGAGATGACGGAGGAAGCTTTGAATAggtcagtagcctacagagtaatatgaaaAGAATGCAATTGCTGAAtttatgtagatattctaaacCAAGTGTTTTGCTAACTTTCAAATGTAGCAACAGGTCCGTGTTGAATAAACAACCACTTACATCATACCATAGAAGCAATGTTCTGCTAATATAACAATGCACACCTTTCACCTTTTATTGTCAtgcccagccgatacagatacagtgccagtcaacattttgtctggtggtaatggggctaccttggcaaacatgtcagagtggtcataccttccAATGTTGTTTTccgtatacaacaggagttccccgATCCTGGTGCAGGATACACCgagtttctccctccccatattgactgataccattCAATAATTAAAAAAGACAATACAAGTAAAAGTTGTGACAAGTAAAACATTTATGCCGAGTGCCAGGTCTCTCGCCATTCAGAGCCATCAGTATCAAGCCCGTCTGTCAGCGTGGACTTCATCAAATCATCGTGCAAGTCTCCACATGCTGGCTCCATATGTGTTTCTGTGAACACATACACATATAGTCACTGTCATAATACCAATGGCAGTTAGGAGAGGTAATATCTGACATGCAAACAGGTCATACTGTATGTTGAAGTTTGAACAGCTCAGATAAAACCTACCCAATTATGGTCTCCCCATCAAACAACCAAGACTGGCATCTGCAAAAACATATACAGTCCTCTCCATCTGGAGAAATAGGCAGAGTTAATCATTAATCATTGACACATGGAATGAAAAGTGTGTTACAAATACTGGACATTTCTGCTGTATTGTATCACTTTCAGTCACACACTGTGGATGTGTTGAgcgccaggtctctctccattcagagacgcCAGTACCAAGACCCTGTTCTACTACCAATGGCAGTTAGCATAGGTGATATCTGACAAACAAAAATATACTAACTGCCATTGGTAGTAGAACAGGGTCTTGGTACTGGCGTctcagaatggagagagacctggcgcTCAACACATCCACATCCATTCATAGTGCTGCTCACAGAGAGGGCATGTCTGAATGATGCTGATGAGGGCTCTCTTGCTGGTCTTCTCTATGATGCATGTTCGGCTGCAAACTGGAAAACTGCAGCAGGCCATcttatgaggtggtgttgactgggagggcctgtgacaGGGTGATATAATACAGTCAAGTGGTAAATTGCATTTTGTTCTAAAGAAAGGACCAAGCTTTTTGCTAATGCATTTCACAACAAAAACGACTACCAGTTGTATCTGCTTGGCTGGGGAATTAGCCTactgtacaaaaatataaacgcaacaatttcaatgattttaccgATTTACAGTTCATAATAAAATCactcaatttaaataaataaattagaccctaatctatggatttcacatgactggga from Oncorhynchus keta strain PuntledgeMale-10-30-2019 chromosome 10, Oket_V2, whole genome shotgun sequence includes the following:
- the LOC118388639 gene encoding uncharacterized protein LOC118388639 gives rise to the protein MKRTNSRGIEEIYFSGEHKNITTLKDEVILNTNGYIYNPIPLYPEEPEFHISKVAHVTQTSQIEDILNSNGFRGRDRSLLWWSLAIEHDDIRAAEDRYLENIFPDRTPGQREAQREIGSFLNQFTTSPAFKQASRYGNFRFTLSLSDLLKMYREHICGGEKPVLKVYETTVYKQEIMYSVIVHSPSVDEFKEYPFLGDGSDDAVCGYRENDVEGEGKGHIVWRAQAMSGTQKVGLTINSMDKIVETDGDAYNKWYMWDHVTLALHLPEGLLLNVDRENLIKNLTACDADNPFLGDHRMSLSDAETKVKNLNNSGTD
- the LOC118388640 gene encoding leucine-rich repeat neuronal protein 1-like → MAPSPLLWPPLAWLCVGLLLPLVQGGECPRLCVCEVRPWFTPQSTYREAATVDCNDLRLTHIPSNLSSDTQVLLLQSNSIAHTSGELEALFNLTELDLSQNNFSTMEAVGLANMNQLTTLHLEENQISQLPVHCLQDLNNLQELYINHNQISTIAPGAFSGLHSLLRLHLNSNRLRVIDNRWFEATPNLEILMIGENPVIGILDMNFKPLGSLRSLVLACMDLTDIPGNALVGLDNLESLSFYDNKLVRVPQLALQKVPNLKFLDLNKNPVHKIHEGDFRNMLRLKELGINNMADLVSIDCYALDNLPELTKLEATNNPKLSYVHRTAFRDVSSLESLMLNNNALNSVYQHTVEALPNLREISLHSNPLRCDCVIQWMSSNRTSVRFMEPLAMLCTSPPELRGQRVREVKLPDSPEQCLPFISQDTFPSHLSLELGMSVSLDCRAIAEPEPEIYWVSPMGSKITVDTVSERYHLSSEGTLRLSHVQVEDSGRYTCIAQNTEGADTRVTTIRVNGTLLDSAEVMKIYVKQTESHSILVSWKINSNVMTSNLKWASATMKIDNPHITYTARVPVDVHEYNLTHLQPSTEYEVCLTVSNIHLQTHKSCVNVTTRSVTFTLDVLDQRPSAALFAIMATMLAFLSLATVGVYVARRWKRKNYHHSLKKYMQKTSSIPLNELYPPLINLWEADSEKDKEGGTDSKPSPVDTTRSYYMW